In Nitrospira sp., one genomic interval encodes:
- the hslV gene encoding ATP-dependent protease subunit HslV, with the protein MTIRSTTVLCVRRGDRVTMGCDGQVTVGTTVMKHNAKKMRRLHGDAVLAGFAGATADAFTLFEKFEGKLAEYRGNLMRAAVELAKDWRTDRMLRRLEALLAVADLNHSFIISGTGDVVEPEDGILAIGSGGPYALAAARALLAHSELPADQIVQEALTIAGAIDIYTNQQIVIESLSR; encoded by the coding sequence ATGACCATTCGATCCACGACGGTGTTGTGCGTCAGGCGGGGCGACCGCGTGACGATGGGGTGTGACGGGCAAGTGACGGTCGGTACGACGGTGATGAAGCACAACGCCAAAAAAATGCGGCGTCTCCACGGCGATGCCGTGTTGGCGGGGTTTGCCGGTGCGACCGCCGACGCCTTCACGCTGTTCGAAAAGTTCGAGGGGAAGCTGGCGGAATACCGCGGGAACCTGATGAGGGCGGCGGTAGAGCTGGCGAAAGATTGGCGGACTGATCGGATGTTGCGGCGGCTGGAAGCGCTGTTGGCCGTGGCCGATCTGAACCACTCCTTTATCATTTCAGGGACCGGTGACGTGGTCGAGCCGGAGGATGGGATTCTGGCCATCGGCTCCGGCGGGCCCTATGCGCTGGCCGCGGCGCGCGCGCTCCTCGCACATTCCGAGCTTCCGGCCGATCAGATCGTCCAGGAAGCACTCACGATCGCCGGTGCGATCGACATTTATACCAATCAACAGATTGTGATCGAATCGCTGTCACGGTAG